In the Hordeum vulgare subsp. vulgare chromosome 7H, MorexV3_pseudomolecules_assembly, whole genome shotgun sequence genome, one interval contains:
- the LOC123407589 gene encoding putative ATP synthase protein YMF19 produces the protein MPQLDKLTYFSQFFWLCLLLFTFYILLFNNNNGILGISRILKLRNQLLSRRGGGGGEIRSKDPKNLEDISRKRLSTGLSYMYSSLSEVSQWCKTVDYLGKRRKITLISDFSEISGSREMERQILYLISKSSYNTSSSRITCWKNIMLTHVPHGEGSIIL, from the coding sequence ATGCCTCAACTTGATAAATTGACTTATTTCTCACAATTCTTTTGGTTATGTCTTCTCCTCTTTACTTTTTATATTCTCTTATTTAATAATAATAATGGAATACTTGGAATTAGTAGAATTCTCAAACTACGGAACCAACTGCTTtcgcgccggggggggggggggggcgagatcCGGAGCAAGGACCCTAAGAATCTGGAAGATATCTCGAGAAAACGTTTAAGCACCGGTCTCTCATATATGTACTCCAGTTTATCCGAAGTATCCCAATGGTGTAAGACCGTCGACTATTTGGGAAAAAGGAGGAAAATCACTCTGATCTCTGATTTTTCTGAAATAAGTGGCTCACGAGAAATGGAGAGACAGATTCTCTATTTGATCTCGAAGTCCTCATATAACACTTCTTCCAGTCGGATCACTTGTTGGAAAAACATAATGCTCACACATGTTCCACACGGGGAAGGAAGCATAATATTATGA